One Stigmatopora nigra isolate UIUO_SnigA chromosome 1, RoL_Snig_1.1, whole genome shotgun sequence DNA segment encodes these proteins:
- the LOC144201796 gene encoding keratin, type II cytoskeletal 8-like → MSSRSSKIVRTSYGTGGSSSSIGGDYGFGGGRAGSRRGFSSQSAVNYTTGPIMSSSVSMVRSSMGARGGAGGAGGSYGFAAGGGGGGFGGYGMGSGSSSMSLGGFGQMIAPITNVQVNHSLLAPMDIKIDPSIQVVRTQEKDQIKGLNNKFASFIEKVRFLEQQNKMLETKWSLLQDQTTTRSNIDAMFEAYIANLRRQLDGLGNEKVKLESELKSMQGLVEDFKNKYEDEINKRAAVENEFVLLKKDVDGAYMNKLELEAKVDSLQDEINFLRAVYDAELRELQSQIKDTSVIVEMDNSRNLDMDAIIAEVKAQYEDIANQSRQGTEEWYTQKYKDMEASAGQYGDDLRNTKNEIAELNRMISRLQNEIDAVKAQRVNLETQIAEAEERGELAVKDAKLRIKDLEDALQRAKQDMARQIREYQELMNLKLTLDIEIATYRKLLEGEEERLGSANATVHITSSESHSSSGGGGGMGMGMGIGGGMGGGMGGGISRSGGYGSMSRMSIGGGGGSGGGSTTMMTSRSSTRSSRR, encoded by the exons atgTCTTCACGAAGCTCGAAAATTGTGCGTACAAGCTATGGGACTGGTGGAAGCAGCAGCAGTATTGGAGGTGATTATGGTTTTGGTGGTGGTCGTGCCGGTAGTAGGCGTGGATTCTCCTCCCAATCTGCAGTTAATTATACTACAGGTCCCATAATGTCCTCAAGTGTCTCTATGGTTAGATCGTCCATGGGGGCTAGAggtggtgctggtggtgctGGTGGAAGTTATGGGTTTGCTGCtggaggtggtggtggaggatTTGGAGGTTATGGTATGGGTAGTGGAAGTTCTAGTATGAGTCTTGGAGGCTTTGGTCAGATGATAGCCCCCATCACAAATGTCCAAGTCAACCACAGCCTGCTTGCCCCAATGGATATTAAGATCGATCCTAGCATCCAGGTGGTCCGTACCCAAGAGAAAGACCAGATAAAGGGTCTGAACAACAAATTTGCCAGCTTCATCGAGAAG GTACGCTTCCTGGAGCAGCAGAACAAAATGCTGGAGACCAAATGGAGTCTTCTGCAAGACCAGACCACCACCCGCTCTAATATTGACGCCATGTTCGAGGCCTACATTGCCAACCTGCGCAGACAGTTGGATGGACTTGGCAACGAGAAAGTTAAACTGGAATCTGAGCTGAAGAGCATGCAAGGCTTGGTAGAAGACTTCAAGAACAA ATATGAGGATGAAATCAACAAGCGTGCTGCAGTGGAGAATGAATTTGTTCTCCTTAAGAag GACGTTGATGGTGCCTACATGAACAAACTTGAGCTTGAGGCAAAGGTCGATTCTCTTCAGGATGAGATCAACTTCCTCAGGGCTGTCTACGATGCT GAGCTTCGTGAACTCCAGAGCCAGATCAAGGACACTTCAGTTATCGTGGAGATGGACAACAGCCGCAATCTGGACATGGACGCCATCATTGCAGAAGTGAAGGCACAATACGAGGACATTGCCAACCAAAGTCGTCAAGGAACAGAAGAGTGGTACACTCAAAAG TACAAGGACATGGAAGCCTCTGCTGGCCAATATGGAGATGACCTTCGCAACACTAAGAACGAGATCGCAGAACTCAACCGTATGATTAGCCGCCTTCAAAATGAGATCGACGCAGTCAAGGCACAG CGCGTCAACCTTGAGACTCAAATCGCTGAGGCTGAAGAGCGAGGTGAGCTGGCAGTCAAGGACGCCAAACTCCGAATCAAGGATTTGGAAGATGCCCTACAGAGAGCCAAGCAGGACATGGCCCGCCAGATTCGCGAATACCAGGAACTCATGAACCTCAAACTGACTCTTGACATTGAGATTGCCACCTACAGGAAACTGCTGGAAGGAGAGGAGGAAAG GCTTGGCAGCGCAAATGCAACTGTCCATATTACCTCCTCGGAATCTCATAGTTCCTCCG gtggtggtggaggaatGGGAATGGGAATGGGAATTGGCGGAGGAATGGGCGGAGGAATGGGCGGAGGAATTAGCAGGAGTGGTGGCTACGGCAGCATGAGCCGCATGAGcatcggtggcggcggcggcagcggtgGTGGTAGCACTACCATGATGACATCAAGATCCAGCACCCGCAGTTCTCGCCGTTAA
- the LOC144201803 gene encoding mitogen-activated protein kinase 14A has protein sequence MDTLSTTSPGFQKLEIQKTTWEIPKRYTALRAVGTGAYGTVCSAIDQRSKEKVAIKKLYRPFQSLIHAKRAYRELRLLRHNMHENVICLLDVFTPDSSLEKFQTFYMVMPFVAQDLGHIMKKRRLTDRIITYLFYQLLRGLKYIHSAGIIHRDLKPGNLAVNEECELKILDFGLARHTESEMTGYVVTRWYRAPEVIFNWMHYSQTVDVWSAGCILAEMITGKVLFPGNDSMDQLKMILRLTGTPDSTLMQKMQSKDAQSYVQGLPAQAKKNFKHAFPSMEENAVSLLEGMLLLDPDKRLTAKQGLSHPFMAEYHDPESEPDSRPYDDSFENLELAIGEWKSLIHMEIMTFDPDDPSKTAI, from the exons ATGGACACCTTGTCAACCACCTCACCGGGTTTCCAAAAATTGGAGATCCAAAAGACGACATGGGAAATCCCTAAAAGATACACGGCTCTGCGCGCAGTTGGAACCGGTGCCTATGGAACCGTCTG TTCTGCTATAGACCAGAGAAGCAAGGAGAAGGTGGCTATTAAGAAGCTGTATCGTCCTTTCCAATCTCTCATCCACGCCAAACGAGCTTATCGGGAACTCAGGCTACTTCGACACAATATGCatgaaaat GTGATATGCCTCCTTGATGTCTTCACACCAGATTCCTCCTTGGAGAAATTCCAAACTTT TTATATGGTGATGCCCTTTGTAGCACAAGATCTGGGCCACATCATGAAAAAGCGGAGATTAACTGATCGCATCATCACATACCTATTCTACCAGCTTCTAAGAGGACTTAAG TACATTCATTCTGCTGGCATCATCCACCGG GACCTCAAACCTGGCAACCTTGCTGTGAATGAAGAATGTGAATTAAAG ATTTTGGACTTTGGCCTTGCGAGGCATACAGAGAGTGAAATGACTGGCTATGTTGTGACCCGCTGGTATCGAGCTCCAGAGGTCATATTCAATTGGATGCATTACAGTCAGACGG TGGATGTCTGGTCAGCTGGCTGTATCCTGGCCGAGATGATCACTGGCAAAGTTCTCTTTCCTGGAAACGACA GTATGGATCAACTAAAAATGATCCTCCGCCTGACTGGGACGCCTGACTCTACTTTGATGCAAAAGATGCAAAGTAAAGAT GCACAGTCATACGTTCAAGGTCTCCCTGCCCAAGCAAAGAAGAACTTCAAACATGCTTTTCCATCCATGGAAGAAAACG CTGTGTCACTACTGGAGGGCATGTTACTATTGGATCCCGACAAAAGACTGACAGCCAAACAGGGACTGTCACACCCCTTCATGGCAGAATACCATGATCCAGAGAGCGAACCAGATTCTCGACCCTATGATGACTCTTTTGAGAACTTAGAGCTCGCCATTGGGGAATGGAAGA gtCTCATCCACATGGAGatcatgacctttgaccctgaTGACCCTAGTAAGACCGCCATATAG